The Pirellulales bacterium genome includes the window CTCGTTCATTCCGGTATTTATGCTGAGTGGTCGAGAAGGCAAGTTGTTTCATCCACTGGCGTTTACCAAGAGCTTTGCCATGATCGGCGTGGCACTGATCTCCGTCACGCTGGTGCCAGCGCTCATTCCAACATTCATAAAGGGACGCCTGCGAAGCGAGGAAGACAACCCGATCGTCCGTAGTTTTATCAATATCTACAAACCGCTTTTGACATGGGCGCTACCCAGGCGAAATCTAGTAATGTGGATGTTCGCCGTACTGCTAATCTTGGCGGCAGGCATGTTTCCGCTGCAATCAGTGGTCGGCCAAGGCGCGTCGGAACAAGCATGGCAGACGGCATTCTTGCTTGTTTTCAGTTTGGTTTCGTCGCTGACCGTGATCTTCATTCGAGGAAATCGAAAACTCAGCGCAGGCTTGGGTCTGTTATTGCTGCTAATTGCCAGTGGGCTAGTTGTTGTCGCCGGACGATTCACCTGGCTGGCGATGCACCGAAGCGGTGTGGAAATCTCATTACCGTTGTTAGGAAGGGTTTCGCTGCTCAAATGGTTGTATATTTCAGTCGCGGCGACCTCCGTTGTGACTCTATTTGTGATGGCATTTCGTTTCCAAAGCGCTGTGCTGTGGCGGGCTATTTCGCTGGCCAGTCTTGTGGTAATCGGAATGTGGGCCTATCACTTTCCCAAGATCGGCGTGGCCTTCATGCCTGCACTTGATGAAGGAACGACTCTCGATATGCCAATTACAGTTCCGCGTGCCAGTGTCACCGAATCCGCCGATGATCTGAAAGCTCGTGACGCGCTGCTGCGAGGGTTTCCAGAAGTCGAATCAGTCATTGGCAAAGCAGGCCGCGCAGATACGCCTACCGATCCGGCTCCGCTAGACATGGTGGAAACCTTTGTGAATTTCAGGCCGAAGGAACTTTGGCCCAAGCGGGTATTGCGATACAACGATGCCGCGAAGCAAACGGCACTCGTGCTTGACCGTCTTGAGAAGGACGGATTTGTACAGACAGTGCCGGCGGCTGACCGAAAAGAATTAGTCAACAGTGCCACTCAAAAGGCGATGGAGCGATTTGATGAGACGATGCGATTATTGGCGCTGAGGCTTTATTCCGATACGCAGAGGGCGTTGGGTCCAAAGCTCGTCCTGGATGCCGTCAACGATTCGGTGCACCGAATGGATGAGGCTGGCGACTTGGTTTGGCCGGCCAATCTCGATGAAGAGGCGGAGGTTCGACGCTTGTCGGAAGAACTTACGCCTCAACACGGTAGCTGGCTGGAAAAGCAACCGGCGATTGAAGATGTCACCAATCTGACGCAACAAGTTGCACAATCGCTCTTCGACCGTGGGATACTTCGTTCGCGGTACGAGCTTAGCGATTCGACCAAACAGTTATTGCAACAGCAAAATGTGCCAGCGGCAGTCGTCGATAAATTGGCACCGCTAAAGAACCGGATGTTTAGCAATAAAGCGGATTTCACCGCAGCGCTCACAGACGTTCTCAATACGGAGACTCTTTCGGCCTATCAAGCGACAATTGCCGATACAGCCTTCACTCGGCTGTCGCCGGCTGAGGCGCTGGCACTCAAACCAAACACGTTTGGGCAAATCGTCGAGGGCGTGACCGAGTTGTTGGGATCGTCGCCACCAACATTCGCGGGCGAAGTATACGCAAAGCTCATAGCGCAACGGACCGAACTATGGCAGATCGCTGTAAAGAAAATCAATTGGGAGCTTCTCGATCGCGGCACCGAAACATTTACATGGTACGTCTTAGAAGAACTCGCCAAAGCTGCGGAACAATCATCGCTTCTGTCGAGTGCCACGCGAGGCTCGGAAACTAAGCGGTTTGCAGACACCGCAGTTCAGGCTCAATTGAGCAATCCAATAAACGAGGCCGATTTCAAACCCTTTGTGTCGCTACGTGCGGAACTTGAAAAGCCGTTCCACGACCATGTTTTCTTGTGGCCACGCACGTCGGGTCCCAAAGGAGACCTGGTTGATGA containing:
- a CDS encoding efflux RND transporter permease subunit; translation: MPVFMLSGREGKLFHPLAFTKSFAMIGVALISVTLVPALIPTFIKGRLRSEEDNPIVRSFINIYKPLLTWALPRRNLVMWMFAVLLILAAGMFPLQSVVGQGASEQAWQTAFLLVFSLVSSLTVIFIRGNRKLSAGLGLLLLLIASGLVVVAGRFTWLAMHRSGVEISLPLLGRVSLLKWLYISVAATSVVTLFVMAFRFQSAVLWRAISLASLVVIGMWAYHFPKIGVAFMPALDEGTTLDMPITVPRASVTESADDLKARDALLRGFPEVESVIGKAGRADTPTDPAPLDMVETFVNFRPKELWPKRVLRYNDAAKQTALVLDRLEKDGFVQTVPAADRKELVNSATQKAMERFDETMRLLALRLYSDTQRALGPKLVLDAVNDSVHRMDEAGDLVWPANLDEEAEVRRLSEELTPQHGSWLEKQPAIEDVTNLTQQVAQSLFDRGILRSRYELSDSTKQLLQQQNVPAAVVDKLAPLKNRMFSNKADFTAALTDVLNTETLSAYQATIADTAFTRLSPAEALALKPNTFGQIVEGVTELLGSSPPTFAGEVYAKLIAQRTELWQIAVKKINWELLDRGTETFTWYVLEELAKAAEQSSLLSSATRGSETKRFADTAVQAQLSNPINEADFKPFVSLRAELEKPFHDHVFLWPRTSGPKGDLVDDEMNLRVLQVPGWSNIFTQPIINRIDMLSTGVRTDIGVKVFGDDLDTIDKVCKEVEKSLQQVNGARDVVAAPIMGKGYVQIEINREEAARYGITVQDIQDEIEVALAGRPVTYTVEKRDRFPVRIRYARADRNDEESIRHLLISPSGMASGTGMATPPTGMTPTSGAAFAASADSTKAAASQEGHAASPAHAAKGKPFIPLSVVADVKIVEGPAMIKSENGRLLNYVTLNVRGRDMVGFVDEAQRVVAEKVKLPEGVHLEWSGEFEHQVRAARTLRFVFPVVIVLIFVILYLTYNDLADAGLMMLAVPEALAGGAFFMYLFPKIVNGWSAPPMDFSVAVWVGFIACFGMATETGIIMLVYLREAVEKRGGLANIKSLEELRQAVIEGAVHRLRPKLLTEGVAIIAIFPMVFAKGVGGEILAPMALPVLGGLLISDEVVDLFLPVRFYWVRRARWLKLHGKSQAADEEAATVLSLSGVTNRIA